The nucleotide sequence CGCAGGAATAGACTGTTCAGAAACCAGAGTGGTCATTTGGACACCTTCTTACGGTTGAGATACAGCAGTGCGGAGTTCAGCAGCATGATAAAGATAAACAGTACGATACCCGTCGCATACAGGGCATTGGCATGCAGGCCGCTGGCATAAGACATTTCCAGTGCAATGTTGGCGGTCAGGGTTCGGGAAGGTTCCAACAGTCCGGCAATCATGGGCGCATTACCCATGACCATAATAATCGCCATGGTTTCACCAATGGCACGGGCAATACCCAGAATGACACCGGTAAGGATACCGGAGCGGGCAGCCGGAATAATCACCTTGAATATGGTGAATATCTGCGAGGCACCCAGTGCCAGGGAGCCTTCCCGGTAAGTGTGCGGAACGGCTCTCAAAGAGGTTTCAGACAGGGTGATCACAGTTGGCAGAATCATGATCGCCAACACAATAATACCGGCCAGTGTCGTGTTACCGGCAGGAATATTAAAGACCTGTTCGATCAGCGGTACGATGACCACCAGGCCAAAAAAGCCATAAATAACAGAAGGAATACCTGCCAGCAGTTCAATGGCTGTACGCAGAGTATGAGCGACGCGCTCCGGCGCAATTTCTGCCAGAAAGACTGCAGTCAGCAGTCCCATCGGTACACCAATCGCAATGGCACCAGCGGTAGAGAGAAGGGATCCGCTGATCATGGGCAGAATGCCAAAATAACCGGGTGGGTTCCAGCTGGAGCCGGTCACAAAATTTCCAACACCAACGCTTTGAAGAGCCGGTAATCCTTCAATAAAGATAAAAATGGCAATGGTGGCTACGGCAAAGGTGCTGACCAGGGCACTCAGGAAAAACAGGCTGTGGAACGACTTGTCGATTCGAACCTGTCGCATGTTGGGCGTCATGGTTAGTGTGGCTCTCTGATAACAAGATAAATACAGTACTCATCCTGTTGCTGGCGAATACAGTATTTTCTCTCGCAGGGCTTATAACTAATGGCCGGTGAACCTGACGTTCAACGGCCTCTTAAAAGCGCTCTGACAGGATCAGATTACGGAGATGTAACCTTTTTCCTTCACAATCTGCTGAGCTTCATCAGTCAGCATCCAGTCCAGATAAGCGTGGCTGGCTTCACTCTGGTCATCACTTTTGAACATCAGCTCAAATGGACGCGCTACGCCGTAATCACCGCTGCTGATGTTAGCAGGCGTTGCTTCGACTCCATTAACAGACAGCGCTTTCAGGCTGTTGTCGACAGAACCCAGAGAGATATAGCCAATGGCATAGTTATTCTGTGCCACGGTGGTTTTCACGGCACCGTTACCGGCGGCTACCTGGGCAGAAGCTGAGATAGCAGAAATTTTCTTGCCATCTTCAGTTTTCATCTTCAGGGACATAATGTCTTCAAAAGCACCACGGGTGCCGGAAGCCGGGTCACGGGTAACAACAACAATCGGGCTGTCAGAACCGCCCACTTCATTCCAGTTAGTGATTTCGCCTTTGTAAATGGCAGAAATCTGGTCAGTGGTCATGTTGGTAACGGTATTGCTGTTGTTAACCACTACGGCGATGCCATCGTGTGCCAGGGTGATTTTCTTAACACCTTCCGACAGTTCGCCGTCTGCAACCGAGCGGGAAGACATGCCGATCTGGCTGGTGCCGTCGTTGGCAGCACGAATACCGGCAGAAGAACCTGTACCCTGTACTTCAACCACCACATCAGGGTGGCTGCCCTGGAATGTTTCACCCAGAACTTCCATCAGTTCAGTGACGGACGTAGAGCCGGAAATGCTGATAGACTGGCTGGATTGTGTTTCCGCACCCCCGCAGCCCACCAGGGTCGCTGCAATACCAATAGCACCCAGAGTGGACAGAATGGTTTTTTTCACTTTGTAGCCTCTTTGATTGACTTCTCAGCCTGTGGCTGTTTGTTTGGAAATCAGAAGTAACTGGTTTGTGAGGCAGAGAGTAGGGAGGTTATATGACAGAAAAGTTTCCTGAATATGACAGAGATATTACAAGCAGTGAAAAATTGATCTGAATCAATAGAGAGCGTTAACTTAATCCAAAATGATCAGAATATCGCAGACTGTTTCCATCGATGATGAGGAAGTCAGTATCAGTTTTATCCGGGCTCAGGGAGCCGGGGGGCAGAATGTCAACAAGGTGTCGTCTGCCGCGCATTTGCGTTTTGATATAAAAGCGTCGTCTTTGCCTGATTTCTACAAAGACAGGTTGTTGAAACTGAATGACCAGAGAATTACCCGCGACGGTATTATTATTATCAAGGCACAAAGTTTCCGGACGCAGGAGAAAAACCGTGAAGATGCTCTTTTGCGACTGGTTGAACTGATCAGAAAAGCCGGTACAGTGCAAAAAAAACGTCGACCCACCAAACCCACCCGTGCTTCTCGGGCAAAACGGATGGACAGAAAAAACCAGCGTGGCAAGGTGAAGTCACTCCGTGGCAAAATCAAGTATTGAAAGATGACACCAGCAGTCAATTATTGCCCATTGGTAAGCAAGGCTGACTTTATGGTTAGGTAAATGGTCAAAATTTGAGGTTCTGGAACTTATTGGCAGAAACGGGCTCTATTCTGGTAACACCCTGAATGTGAGAAGAGAAGGAGTTCGCTATGAATCCATCTGCTATAGCTGGATCAGTCAAACAAGTCCTCAATACCCATGGCAGAACCGCTGCAATATCCCTGGCGGCTGCCTTTGGGCAGAGTGCTGGAGTGCAGTACGGTCCGAAAGTCGTTAACTGTTTTATTAACTGGACTGTTAAAGGTACTGTCGCAAAGTTTTTTCTTCGTAATGCTGCGCATGCGGCAATCGGTGGTGGTTACCCCTGGCTTGGACAGGTTGCTTTGACCGGAGCTGTATATGTTTGCCCGGGACCAGGCAAAATAGCGGCAACCTGGTCTGGATATAAATTTAATCGTGATTATCAGAATCAGCTGAAAACGTTTAATCCTGAGGCATTAAAAGTCCGGAGCGCAGAAGATGACTGGCTGTTGTGTGATGACCTTCAGGAGAAACCCTCTGCTGTGGAAGAAGAACCAGACGTTAATACCTTTGACTGGGTTGAGGATGATGCAAAGGATATAGCAACCCCTGCAACCATGGGTACACCGGAAGCGTTTGAAATGGATGATCTTGCGTCCGGTGAATCCGCGGAAGGGTTTGAATTTGTGAGTCGGCTTGATTGATTCCTGCGCCGGAATAGAACACCTCATGCCCTGAGCAGTTTGTTTAAATTTTGGAGATATAAACTTTATCACTGATTTTGTTGGCACCCAGTAGAAGGGTATAGTTGATGATGTATTTAATAACATCATCAATATTCTGGCTCATCATAATGCCCAGGTGTGGGGAAATGATAATAGCGGCATCCTGAAAAACAAATAAAAACAGACCTCCCTGATTGTAAGGGGATGTTACGCCTGAATACCTGAAGACAAAGCTTCTGATTCCTTGACTTAATTCCGTATTAATAAAATTAGTCATCCCGTTGCTTATGCCCTGGCTATTCTCAACACTTTGCTGGTGGCTCTGACCAAGGTGAAAGTAGGGAGCGTTTGTCTGAGGCCCAGGGTTGCTGACGAATCGCTCGATCTGAGCCCTGATTCTTGTGGAATATTGGTTGAAATTTGCCACGTTGGAATTTCTGGATTTCTCCTGCAGCTGTTGCATCAAAGAGCTATAAACAAAACTGTAATCCCCCATTACCCATGCAAGTGAGTGAGTGGTTTCCACGGGAACAACCAGTGAATGAAGATCCGTCGCTGGCGTCGTAGAAATGAGAGCTGACTGCAAGTAAGTTTGAAACTGCTGCATTAAAGTGGCCGCTTGATCTTCAGAGTAAGGGCGGGGAGTCCTATTGCTGATTTCTTCTACGTTTGCCTGCTCTTGCTCTGATTGTGCACTTTCGTAAATTATTCCAATGTTCTTATTGATCTCATTTAACAGCTTCGTTTTTCTTTGGGCTTCGGCAAATAGTTCAAGCAGGTTTTGCCAGTCTGTAGTGAAGTATTTGGCATATTGGTCTCTTGTTATCCTGACCTGGCTGACAGTGGGTGGCTGGTTTCTGCTGTCATCAAACGCTGCAGCGGGTGATCTTTGAGGGGCGGTAAATCCATAGTACTCTGCGCCGGAGACTACATTCGATGGCCCCTGGCTCCAGGCACTCGTCACAGCTGACAGATGAGCCATATTCCCCGGTGCCGGGGCGGTAGGCAAACTCACAAATCTGTTTTGATGGTTGTATTGAGGAGGTTGCTGATTGGGGCGTTGAGCTGTCGAGCGAACGGAAATGACTGCATCCGGTTCAATATTCCCAATAGTCTCAATAGTGATCGTTGCATCTCGAGTTATCAACCGGACATGACCGTCAGATTCTACATCATTACCGGGGTTGAATCGGGAGGGCATGGAGCTTGTCCCTGTATTCTCTGAATTCTGGCTCATTGATCGAAGCAGCGACTGAGCCTCCTGACATGGGCAGTATTCTGAATCAGAGCGGCACTTATTACAGGTAGCCTGAACGACCAATGATAACGTGAATAAAAAAATCAGGATAACAGAATGGAAAAGCTTCATATTCCTGAAAACATCCTCTTCTTTTTGGTTAGGTGAATTAGGGCTGCAAGGAAGTGTAGGCTAGTCGAATTAATTGTGGTGAATAGTTTTTTATTGGGGGCTGGCGTAATACCTGTCGAGGCAAAGCAAAGAGGGCAAATGTTTCGGGTCAAGCGTGTCGGGTCAAGTGCGTCGTGCTGACAGGATTTTGATACCTTTGCGGGTTGAAATATTCATTCATACCCATAGGATAGGAAGACCACAAGAGGTAGATAGTGAATGAAAAAACTTGCTTCGCTGATGGCCATGTTAATGGTGTTCAGCCTTGCCTTTACGGCTCCTGAAGCTGAAGCCAAGCGTTTTGGTGGCGGCAAAAGCTTTGGGCGCTCGTTTAAAACGGCACCGGCCCCCAAAAAACCGGCTTTTCAGCAGAATCGTGCCGACCGGCAACAACAGAATACCAACAGCACTCAGCAGAAAAACAGTCGTAAAGGAATGCTTGGCGGTTTGCTGGGTGGCTTACTGGCTGGCGGGCTGATTGCTTCCCTGTTGGGTGGTGGTGCTTTTGGCGGCATCGGGATTATGGATATTCTGATACTGGGGCTTCTCGCTTTCGTACTGTTTAAAGTATTCCGCAGTATGAACCGTGCGAAAGCTATGGCGGGCAACCACTCGGGTGCTTCCCGTCAAGACCAGCCTTTCGGTCAGAGCACCCAGAACTACCGCGATCAGCTGCAGGACCTGTTCAACAAGGACACCCCCGCAGAGTCTCGTGATGCTGGCTTTAACGATGCCCCTTCAAGCCCTGTCCCTTCCGGGGGAGCCAATCCAGAGGCTCAAACGGGTTTTGGTGCCAGCGATGTGCCTATGAATGTGCCGTCGGATTTCAACCTGAATGCTTTCCTGAATGGCGCCCGCGATCACTACCGAACTCTGCAGGAAGCCTGGAACCGAAGTGATTTCAGAACCATGCAGGAGTACCTTGATCCGGAACTGTTTAAACAGATGAAACCGGTTCGTGAACAGTTGCAGGGTGACCAGCATACGGAAGTGATGTTTGTTGATGCCGAAATGGTGCGTGCCGATTACACGGCGACGGTAGCCCAGATCAGCATTCGTTTTACCGGTAAATACCGGGATACGGTTGAAGGTATGGAAGAAGATATTACCGATATCTGGCACCTTGAGCGTGACCTGACCCGGCAGAATGCTCCCTGGCGGATTATCGGGATTGAGTCCTGATCGTCTTTCATTGCGTTTAATTGCAGGTTGGGTCGAGCTATCGCTCTGCCCAACCTGCAAGTTGTTTTGAGTAGCGATTCAGACTGCTCGCCAGCTCCTGTAAATCCCTCCGTGACTGTTGTTCAATGCCTGATGTTTTTAACCAGTGATCAATCATTGCTGCATTAAGTCTGGCACCATTCGGACACTGTTCACAAACAGAGACCAGCGCTCTTGCCTGTTCAAAGGCTTTTACCCGTTTTCGGGCAAACAGTTTATAGAGCAGTCTTGGCCTGAGCGTACTATCCATTTTCTTCAACAGGTGCGTTAACGCTTCAGGTACTTTTTTAACATCGGCCATTTTTCGCTGACCGGCTGGCGTAGTCTGATGTTCAGCTGTTTCCAGTACCTGATGCAAAGGATTCAGGATAGTGACTGCCTGCTCCGGTTTTATCTGCTTATTCGATA is from Endozoicomonas gorgoniicola and encodes:
- a CDS encoding Tim44 domain-containing protein; the protein is MKKLASLMAMLMVFSLAFTAPEAEAKRFGGGKSFGRSFKTAPAPKKPAFQQNRADRQQQNTNSTQQKNSRKGMLGGLLGGLLAGGLIASLLGGGAFGGIGIMDILILGLLAFVLFKVFRSMNRAKAMAGNHSGASRQDQPFGQSTQNYRDQLQDLFNKDTPAESRDAGFNDAPSSPVPSGGANPEAQTGFGASDVPMNVPSDFNLNAFLNGARDHYRTLQEAWNRSDFRTMQEYLDPELFKQMKPVREQLQGDQHTEVMFVDAEMVRADYTATVAQISIRFTGKYRDTVEGMEEDITDIWHLERDLTRQNAPWRIIGIES
- the arfB gene encoding alternative ribosome rescue aminoacyl-tRNA hydrolase ArfB; protein product: MIRISQTVSIDDEEVSISFIRAQGAGGQNVNKVSSAAHLRFDIKASSLPDFYKDRLLKLNDQRITRDGIIIIKAQSFRTQEKNREDALLRLVELIRKAGTVQKKRRPTKPTRASRAKRMDRKNQRGKVKSLRGKIKY
- the pstC gene encoding phosphate ABC transporter permease subunit PstC, with the protein product MTPNMRQVRIDKSFHSLFFLSALVSTFAVATIAIFIFIEGLPALQSVGVGNFVTGSSWNPPGYFGILPMISGSLLSTAGAIAIGVPMGLLTAVFLAEIAPERVAHTLRTAIELLAGIPSVIYGFFGLVVIVPLIEQVFNIPAGNTTLAGIIVLAIMILPTVITLSETSLRAVPHTYREGSLALGASQIFTIFKVIIPAARSGILTGVILGIARAIGETMAIIMVMGNAPMIAGLLEPSRTLTANIALEMSYASGLHANALYATGIVLFIFIMLLNSALLYLNRKKVSK
- a CDS encoding phosphate ABC transporter substrate-binding protein, which codes for MKKTILSTLGAIGIAATLVGCGGAETQSSQSISISGSTSVTELMEVLGETFQGSHPDVVVEVQGTGSSAGIRAANDGTSQIGMSSRSVADGELSEGVKKITLAHDGIAVVVNNSNTVTNMTTDQISAIYKGEITNWNEVGGSDSPIVVVTRDPASGTRGAFEDIMSLKMKTEDGKKISAISASAQVAAGNGAVKTTVAQNNYAIGYISLGSVDNSLKALSVNGVEATPANISSGDYGVARPFELMFKSDDQSEASHAYLDWMLTDEAQQIVKEKGYISVI